The genomic window GCATGGCAGTGCCGAGCGCTAGCGAGGTACTGCCATGAGTGACATTGTTGTGAAAAGATCTGTCTGGCAGGGGAATCAGGAGCGCGGATTGGTGGATGCCGCGATGGACCGACTACGCCGCGGCGAGGTGGGATCGGTACCGGTTGCGATCGGGCTGGTCATCATCGCTGCGGTGTTTTACCGGCTCAACGCCCATTTTCTGTCCGCGGAGAATCTCACCAACCTCGCTTTGCAGATGGCCGCGACCGGAACCATCGCGCTGGGCATAGTTTTGGTGCTGTTGCTCGGCGAGATCGACCTCTCCGCGGGTTCGGTCAGCGGATTGACGGCCGTGGTGATGACGCTGCTGTACGTGCGCCACGGCTGGAACGTCGTGTTCGCGGTGATCGCCGCCGTCGCCGTCGGCGCCGCGATCGGCATGCTGCACGGGCTCATGCGGACGATGCTGAGCATGCCGTCGTTCGTCGTGACGCTGGCCGGGTTGATCGGCTGGCAAGGACTGATGCTGTATCTGCTCGGCAAGGAAGGCACCGTCAACCTGCCGTTCGACCGCGGCATCGCGCTCATCAGCGACACCTGGCTCGCGCCGTCGCTCGGCTGGCTGCTGGTGGTGCTGCTCGCGGGCGGGCACCTGGCCACCAGTCTGGTCACCCGGCATCAACGCGTGCACGCCGGACTCGACGCCGCCGCACCGGTCTGGATCGTGCTGCGTTCGGGCGGTCTCGCCGTCCTGCTCGGCGCCACCGTGCTCGTGCTGAATTCCGATCGCGGCGTTCCGTTGACGCTGGTGATCTTCGGCGGACTCGTGCTGGCCATGGACCTGATCCTGCGCCGCACGGTCTTCGGTCGCCGCATGTACGCCGTCGGCGGCAATGCCGAGGCGGCCCGCCGGGCGGGCATCAATGTCACCGGGATCCGCATCGCCGCCTTCGTCGGCTGCTCCGCGCTGGCCACCATCGGCGGCATCCTGGCCGCCTCCCGCCTCGTCGCGGTCAACCAGAGCTCCGGTGGCAGCGACATCCTGCTCAATGCCATCGCCGCCGCCGTCATCGGCGGCACCAGCCTGTTCGGCGGCCGCGGTCGCGCTTACGCCGCGCTGCTGGGAATCCTTGTCATCCAATCCATCACGAACGGCATGCTGCTGCTCAATGTGGACTCCTCGGTGCGCTTCATGGTCACCGGCGCCGTGCTCGCGGTCTCCGTCGCCATCGATTCGGTGGCCCGGCGCGGCGCCGAGGGAGCGCGCTGAATCAGGGCGATCACGATCGCCCACGGAGGGGCGCCTGGGCGCGGAGGGGTGTGTACCGCGTCCAGGCGGGCCGTCGGGATGCCGCGCACGAGTTGGCCCGCTGCGCCTGAACCAGCTGGCAATTCCACGTGCGCGACGCCGATACCTGCGCGGGACCATCGACGGGGTGGCGTCGGATCGGCGGCTGGTGTGGTCGAGTGAACACCGGGATTCGGTAACGGGCCTGGACGTACGACCGACACGTTGGGAGTTGTGCCGTGCGGGTCGGGGTTTTGGGAGTGTGTTCGTGGATCGCAGATCGACGTGGGTGGTTCGGGCTCGGGCAGTAGTGCTGGCGGCCTCGCTGTGCCTAGGTGCTGGCATCGTGGCCGCGGCACCGGCGCAGGCGACGGCGTCGACTGCGGAGTGGGTGCATACGCCCGCCGCGCCCGACGGCTCGGTGATCGCCCGGGTGGAGGAGCCGGACGGACGCAACATTCGGATCTGGGTGCGCTCGACGGCGATGGAGGGGGCGACCTTCCCGGTCGATATTCAGCGGCCTGCCGACACCGCGCAGCCACGGCCGACGCTGTACCTGCTGAACGGCGCGGGCGGCGGCGTGGACGATGCCAGCTGGCAGTTGCGCACCAACGTCCTCGACTTCCTGTCGGACAAGAACATCAACGTGGTCCAGCCGGTCGGTGGGCAGTTCAGTTATTACACGGACTGGATCAAAGACGATCCGGTGCTCGGGCCGAACAAGTGGCGGACCTACCTCACCGAGGAATTGCCGCCGCTGATCGACGCGGCGCTGGGCACCACCAAGGTGAATGCGATCGCCGGGCTCTCGATGGCGGGTACCTCGGTGCTCGCGCTGTCGATCGCTAAACCGGAGTTGTACCGCAGCGTCGCCTCCTACAGCGGTTGCGCACAGACCAGCGACCCGATCGGCCAGTCTTTCGTCCAGATGACGGTGGAGCGCGGGGGCGGGACGATCGCCAACATGTGGGGCCCGTTCGACGACCCGCTGTGGCAGGCCAACGACCCACTCGTGCACGCGGACAAACTGCGCGGCGTGAACCTGTTCGTCTCCAGCGGCAGCGGCCTGCCCGGCCCGCACGACACCCTCGACGGACCGTTCCAGATCAAGCCCGGCGTCTCGCAGTGGGCCGATCAGCTGGTGGTCGGCGGCGCGATCGAAGCTGGCATCCGGATGTGTTCGATGAACCTGCAGAACCGGTTGAACCAGTTGGGGATCCCCGCCACCTTCGACTTCACGCCCACCGGGACGCACTCCTGGGGCTACTGGCAGGACGCGTTCGTCGCATCCTGGCCGGTGCTCGCCCGCGGCCTCGACAGCTGACGCGCCCCGCCGACCGCGACCATGTGACCTACGTCATTCAGATAGTAGGCTGCGGTCGGCATAGGGTCGGCTAAGGTGGGTAAACAGATGCAGATATGCGCATACGTGGCGGTGACGAAAGCGGGCGGCTAATGGGACACGAACACGAGCACGGACACGGCCATGGGAACGGCCAGGCGCACTCCCACGGTGTGTCCGTCGATGCCGATCGCCGCTGGCTGACGGTCGCGCTCTCGCTGATCACCGGTTTCATGATGATCGAAGTCGTGATCGGCCTGCTGGCGAATTCGCTTGCCCTGCTCTCGGATGCGGCGCACATGCTGACCGACGCGGCGTCGATCGTGCTCGCGCTCACCGCGATTCGCATTGCCGCCCGTCCCGCCCGCGGCAAATACACCTACGGTTTCAAGCGTGCCGAGATCCTTTCCGCGCAGGCGAACGGCATCACGCTGCTGGTTCTCGCGGGCTGGTTGACCTACGAGGCCATTCGACGGCTGCTCGACCCGCCGGAGGTGACCGGCGGGCTGGTCGTCGTCACCGCGCTCGTCGGCATCGTGGTGAATGTCGCCGCGGCATGGGCGATCAGCAAGGCGAACCGCTCCAGCCTCAACGTGGAGGGCGCGTTCCAACACGTGCTCAACGACCTGTACGGCTTCATCGCGACCGCCGTCGCCGGCGTCGTCGTGCTGCTCACCGGTTTCGCCCGCGCCGACGCGATCGCCACGCTCGTCGTCGTCGCGCTGATGGTGAAGGCCGGTCTCGGCCTGGTCCGCGAATCGGGCCGCATCTTCCTCGAAGCCGCACCGGCCGGCGTGGACCCGGACGCCCTCGGCCGTCGTCTCGTCGAGATCCCCGGCGTCGACGAAGTGCACGATCTGCACGTCTGGCAGATCACCTCCGGCAACGTCGCCCTCTCCGCCCACGTCCTCGTCCAATCCGGCGCCGACTGCCACGGACTACGCCAGCAAATCGAACGCCTCCTCGACCACGACTACGAAATCACCCACACCACATTGCAAGTCGACCATTCCCAGCTGGTTTCCGCGGCTACAAGCCCGAACGCCAACCGCCTCCTGCCGGTGCTCGAGGAACACTGCGACGATGCGCACGGACCGGTGCACCGCGAACGTCCCGGACCCTCCGCCGGACTCGGTTACACCCAGAATTAGCTAGCGGCCGCTGGCGCTCCGTCTCCGGCCCAGGGCGGTCCTGGCCCGCCGTGCCCGGCCGCGCCGATGATGCGCCTCTCACAGAGCGATCACACCCGTCACACGGCGCAGACCCTCTGTGCGACATACGAAAGCCCTGTGCGGTCGAACTCGGTTAGAGCCGACGAGGACGCTGAGATTACGCCGTTGATGGCACTTGGCGGACTTCACAGTCCGCTATTGACGGATCAGTCCCTCCGTGTCACGCTGGCGAGATGGAGGCAGAGCAGCGGCCGATGACGTTGGCCGAACGCCGCAAAGCGGAGACTCGAGCGCAATTGATCGCGGCAGCGGCGGAGGTGTTCGTAGAGAAGGGCTATCACGAGACCCGTATCGCCGATATCGTCGGCAAGCTGGGCGCTGGACAGGGCACGTTCTATCGCCACTTCGAAGGCAAACGTGAAGTGCTGGAAGCGATTCTGCAATCCAAGCTGGACCGGTTGCTCTCGCATTTCACGGGAGTGAACGCACCACAGGCGATCGGCTCGTTGGCCGAGTACCGCCAGCGGGCCGGCAACATTCTGGACCAGGTGTTCGCGTTACTGGACGACGAGGCCGAAACCGTTCAGCTGCTGCTGATACAGGCGCCATCAGTCGATCCGGCGATCGGGTCGACGCTGCTGGCGGTCACCGACGGGCTCGAGGAACTGGTTGCCGATTACTACCGAACCGGCATCGAAGGTGGCTACTTCCGACCCGACATCGACATCGACTCCGCCGCGCGGGCCACCGTCGGGCTCGGCGCGGCGGGGCTGTTGACGCTGGCCAAGCATCCTGGCGATGAGCAAGTCCGTCGAGCCTACCGAACAGTCGTGCTCGACTTCATCGTCCGCTTCGCGGGCCGAGACTGAGGAATCCGAGATGGTGGAACTTGCTCCGAAGCCCAACCAGCACAACTACTCCGGCTACCAACTACCGCCCGGCCCCGGCAGCCGCGGCATACGTGATCTACCGCTCGTGGCCCGTCGGCTCCTCGACTACCTGCGCCGCGGCGAGATCGTGGGCGACGAACTGATCGCGCGTTATGGCGAGATTTTCACCGTAGGTGTGCCGCGCACCGGACTCCACGCGGTCGTGATCAGCGATCCCGCCCTGATCAAGCAAGTGTTCACCGCCAGACCCGACGTGTTGCTCGGTGGCAAAGGAGTTTCCCCCTCTGCCGCGATCTACGGGTCCGGCTCGATGTTTGTGCAGGAGGAACCCGAGCACCTGCGCCGCCGCAAGTTGTTGACGCCGGGCTTCCACGGCAACGTGCTGAGCGGCTACCAGGACACCATCCGGGAGGTCACGGAGCGGGCACTCCATCGATGGCCTGTCGGCCGACCCTTCTCCATGCTCGACGCCGCGCGGGAACTCACGTTGGAAGTGATCATGCGGGTCGTATTCGGCATCGATGACTCCGACGAACTCGCCGATGTCGCGCCGAAACTGGAACGACTACTCGCCCACGCAGTCAGTGAACAGATCGTATTCCGGTACGTGACCAGGCGGGCCGGAACCATTCGGCATTGGCGTGGGCTCAACCGAGCCACCGCCGACGTGCACGCCGTACTCCAAACCCTCATCGACCGTCGGCGCGCCGAACCCAACCGCGAACGCACCGACATCCTGGCGCTGCTCATGGCCGCCACGACCGCCGACGGGCAATATCTTTCCGACCGGGAACTCCGGGACGATCTGATCACGCTGTTGCTGGCCGGGCACGAAACCACCGCAACCACATTGGCCTGGATCTTCGACCACCTCGTCCATGACCCGCACCTGGCGGAACAACTGCGCCAAGACGCGATCAGCGGCGACACCACCTACACCGATGCGGCGATTCAGGAAACGCTGCGCCTACGTCCGGTCGTCGTTGGCACCGCACGCGTCACCGCGCAACCATTCCATCTGGGCGAATACCTACTGCCGCCCGACACCTGGGTCATTGCCTATATCCGCGCGGTCAACCACCGTGCCGAAACCTACCCCGAGCCACACCGGTTCCAGCCCGAACGATTCCTGCACACCACTCCCAACACCTTCGCCTGGATCCCCTTCGGCGGCGGCGCCAAACGTTGCCTCGGGGCCGCGTTCGCTCAGGCGGAGCTGCGCACGATCCTCGGTGTCCTACTCACCGGCGCCGAGTTCGTCGCGACCCGCGCCGATCTGGACATCCCTGTCCGGCGCGGCCCCGTGCTGCTCCCACGCCATGGTGCGCGAATCGCCATCACCAGCAAAACCTGACAGCCCGCAAGTCCCGACTTGCACTGTTGCACCGGGCACAACAGGGATGTCGACCGCTGCGATCCACATCATGAACCGCTTCGGACGCAGGTCGCCGTTCCCACGACTTACCTTCGCGTTCGGTTCCTGACCGCGGTCCTTGGCTAGCGGTCCAACCGGGGGAAGGGCTGTTCGGCTTCGAGGAGGTAGGCGAGTTCGAGGAGGGTGCGTTCGTTGCCGCGGGTGCTTGCGAATTGGACACCGATGGGGAGTCCGGTCGGTGTCAGACCGGCTGGGAAGGTGATCGAGGGGGTGCCGGTGATGTTGTTGATGGGTGTGAACGCCACGTAGGCGCGCAGGCGATCGAGGAGTTCGTCGAATGGCACTGTGGGGCTGAGGTAGCCGAGTTCGGGGGTTTCGTGGCCGAGGGTGGGTAGCAGGACCGCGTCGTACGGGCCTAAGGCGCGTTCATAGGTGGCGGCCGCGGCGCGTAGGCGATACAGCGTCATCGGCGCGCGCCACGCGCCGCGCAGGAAGTGTCGGCGCAGCCCGAGGGTGAGATCGTCGAGTCGCCTGGTGTCGAAACGGCGGTCGGCCAATTTCCCGGTCGAGGCGACGAACGTGGCGAGCAGACCCCAGTAGTGCAGAAATGCCGTTTCCAGTGCCGCATCGAACGGCAGCGGCACCGCCTCGACGCGGTGACCGTGGGATTCCAAGGTGGCAGCGACCTTTTCGACGGCCGCGCGGATCGGACCGGCAGGCACCGGACCGCCGATATTCTCCAGCAGGAGCGCGATGCGCAGTCGCTTCGACCCCGGCCCCTCGACCAACCCGATCGGCGGCAGCGCGGGATTGCGCCAATATTCTTCCACCGCAGCGGTATACGCCGCGGTATCGCGCACCGTCCTGGTCAGCACGCCTTCGCTGACGATATTGATCGGCAGCTTCCGCGCCATCGCCGAATCGATATGCCGCCCCCGGCTGGGCTTCAACCCGACCAGCCCGGCACAGGCCGCCGGAATGCGAATCGATCCGCCGCCGTCGTTACCGTGCGCGATCGGCACCACCCCGGCCGCGACCAGCGCGGCCGCCCCGCCCGACGAGCCACCCACCGAATAGCCGGTGTGCCAAGGGTTTCGGGTGGCTTGCGCGAACGGCGGCTCGGTGGTCGCATTGAACCCGAACTCCGGCAGCGTGCTCTTTCCGAGCACCGTCATTCCGGCACTGAGGAATTGGCGCGCGTACCCGCCGTGCTCCTGCGCGGGCTTGGCCCGGAACGCCGCGGTGCCATGGTTGGTCGGCATCCCGGTGATATCGGCATTGTCCTTGACGAAGGTCGGGACCCCATAGAACCGTCCACTGCGCTCCGCGGGCAGCAGTGGCTCCTCGTAACTCGCGTAGGCGACCGCCGCCAACTCCTCGACTCGGCGCGCACGTTCCACCGCCGCCGCCGCGAGCTCGCGCGGGCTTCGTGCCCCGCTGCGCACCAGCTCGGCCAGCGCGACGGCGTCGTGGTCGCCGAGCGCGTCGTCGGCGAAGGAATGGATGCGGGTGGGCGGAGCGTCAGCGGTCACCCTTCGAATCTAGCCGGACGGGCAGCGACCGGACCGACTGTCCGGTACGGATCGGCGGCCGCATACGGTGGAACGGCAAGCACGCTTGACGACTCGGAAGGAAGTAGATGGTCCCGTCGGTCTCCGATCCGCTGCCGCCGCAGGGGCGGATCGGCTCACTGCTGTTCGCGCTTCCGCCCGCGGGACGGCGCTGGAGTCCCGGCCTGCGGTCCGCGGTGGCCTTCGCCATCCCGGCCGCGATGACGGTGGCGGCGGGGCAGCCGGAGCACGCGTTGTTCGTGCTGTTCGGCGCCTTCGCGGTGATGTACGGGGAGCGCAGGGCGTATCGCATGCGTGCGATCGTGGTGCTCACCGCTGGCATCGCCCTGCTCGCGTCCAGCGGCGTCGGTGCGCTGCTCGGGCACGGGCTCTCCGGCGGACTCGGCGCTTCGCTGCTGACGGTGGCCTTGCTCACGGCGGTCGCGATGGTCGCCGTCTACGTGATCGATGCGTTGCGGCTCGGTCCGCCGGGTGCCCTGCTCTTCGTCATTGCCTGCGGTGGCTCGATGATGGCCGCCGAGGCGGGCGTGTCGACGGCGGTGCTGTTGTCCTGCACGGCTTTCGGCGCGGGCGTTTCGGTCATCGTGTCGATGGCCGGTGTGCTGCGTGATCGGCGCAAGCCGGAGCGGGTCGCCGTCGAGGCCGCGATCGGCGCCGTCGACGCGTACCTGGCGGCACGGGCCGCGGGCCGACCCGCCATCGATCTGCGGCACCAGGCGGGCGCGGCGGTGGCGGAGGCGTGGGCCGCGGTGTACGACGCGGGTCTGCCGACCAGAGCTCCGCATTCAGCGCTGATGGACTCGCTGGTCGCGGCCCGGCGCAGGCTCGCGGGTCCGGCCTACGACGACACCAATGACCTCGTCGTCGACCCGCTGATCTCCTTCGTCCGCCCCGGCGTCGGCTTCCGGCTGCGTCGATCGCTGTCCTTCGATTCGCACGCCACCATCAGCGCCTACCGCGTCGGCGTCGCCTGCCTGGTCGCCGGTGGGCTCAGCGCGTTGCTCGGCCAGGACCGGCCGCACTGGGCGGTGTTCACCGCGCTGATGGTGTTGCAGATCGGTCCCGATCGGGTGCGCGGCAAGGTGCGGGGCATTCATCGCTTCGTCGGCACGGTCGTCGGGCTGCTGCTCTTCGGGATCATCCACCAGCTCGCGCTGACCGGCTACGCCCTCATCGTGCTGGTGGCGGCATTGCTGTTCGTCATGGAGCTGTTCGTGCCACGCAACTACGCGCTCGCGGCGATCTTCATCACGCCGATAGCACTGCTCGCGGTCGGTGCGACCCCGGACGGCGCGGTGGGGCCGTTGATTCGGGATCGCTTCATCGAGACGGTGATCGGCGTCGGTATCGCGGTGCTCGTCCCGCACGTCGTCGCACCGCACGCGCACCGGCGCACCTTCCGCTGGATCGAAGCCCGGGTCTGCGCCGTCGCCAGGGCGCTGCTGGAGCTGTCGCGCACCGAGCCGGCCGGGGCCCCCGCAGCGGTGCTGCTGCAACAGTTGCAGTTCGAACTGGTCGGGGTCGCAAGCAGCGGCGTGGACTCGGCCACCGAGGACCCGAAGTGGACCAGCGACCATTGGCCCGCACACGCCGCCACCGCACATCTCGGCTACGACCTGCTCGCCGCGTACTGGGAGCTGCCGCCCGGTGCGCTGCTGGCCGACCCGGACGGCTGGGATGCGGCATTCGCCGCGCTGACCCCGCATTCGGCTGCGGCAGACGGCCGGTAGCAAGCGCTGGGAGCCGAGTCCCGCCTAGCTCAATTCACGCAGGGATGGCCTGCCGATCGTCTAGTTCACGCAGGGGATCGTGCTACCGATCGTCGTCGTGAGCGGCTTGCCGGAGTCAGGGGCGGGCTCGCCGGTGCTGGTCGGCGTGGGCGGAATGGTCGTCGAGCTAGGACTCGAGCTCAGTTCGCTGGGCATGATGAAATCGCTACCGAGCGTGACCAGGATGTGCCCGGGTGCAACCTGCGTCGACGCGGTGGGCGCGAGTCCGCCCATGGTCTCGGCCAATTGGGCCGCGTCCGCTTCGGCACCGGCGCCGTAGGTGATCGTGGTTGTGGTCGTGGTGCTGAGCCGGTTGCTGACCGCGCCCTCTCGATAGCCACGGTTGGTCAGCGCGGCGGACAGCTTGGCGGCCTGCCCGGTCAAGCTGCCCGCGTTCTGTACATCGACAGTGCTGGTCGGCGTGCGCGCCGGGGCGGTGCTCGGCGTTTCGACCCCGAACGCGGCCCGTACTTCCTTCTTGATGGCTGCCGGATCGATGATGTTGACGTCCTGGCCGTTCACCGTGTCGTAGCGCAACACCGGCAGCGTCCGGAACTCGACCGACATGGATCCGGCGGCACCGAGGTTGCGGGCGAAGTCGAGCAGGTTCCACCCGTCGGAGAGCACCACGTCCTGATGCGCCACATCCATCAATTTGCTCAGTTTGCCCAGATCGGTCAGCGTCCCGGAATCCTTGAGCGACTTGGCAACCGAGGTGAGATACGCCTGCTGCCGGTGCGTCCGGTCCAGGTCGCCGTTCTCCAGACCATGCCGCTGGCGGACGAAGGCGAGTGCTTCGGAAGCGTTGAGGTGCTGCGGACCGGCGGGGAACTTGGCACCGGAGTAGTAGCTGTCGTCGACGGCCTTGTTGAGGCACACGTCCACGCCGCCGAGTGCGTCGGCCAGGTGGTAGAACCCGGCGAGGGAGACTTCGGCGAACCGGTCGATCGGGACGCCGACCAGATTGCGGACCGTGGACACAATGGACGCTCGTCCCGCCTCGCGGCCCGCGCGTTCCAGGGTGATTTGATCCTTCTCGCCATTGGCGATCAGCTTCGCTTCGGCGGCAGCCTTTTTCAGCCCGTACGCTTCCTTGATCTTGACGTGGTCGTAGCCGGGAATACCGGAAACCGCCACATAGTCGTCGCGCGGGATGGAGAACGCGACGACCTTCTGCATGTCCGCCGGGATGTGCAGCAGGATCAGCGAATTGGCGTTGTAGCCGCCGTCGTCACCGTCACCCGCGTGCAGCTGGTCGAGGATCTCCTTCGGTAGATCGTTGCCGTTCTGATCTTTTCGGGTGTCCAGGCCGATCAGCAGGATATTGAGGTCGCCGCCAAGCGAACGGGGCGCGTCGGCGCCGATGGCGTCGGAACGGTTGAACCCGCGGTCGAAGTCGATCTTGGCCGACCAGGCGAACCCGGTGCCGGACAGCACCGCGAGCGCGGTCACCGAGACGAGCGCCCGCACCGCATTCTTTGCTACCCGACGCCCTCGATGTGGTTTCGGCGCGGCGCGGCGGTGGCGTGCCGGGCGTGCGGGCGGGTCGCTGACCCGCGCGAACTCGACAGTGTCCGCATCGACCATCGCGGGGGATTCCGTGCCCTGCGCTCTCTTCGGCACTCGTTCCACCGGATCGTTCCTCGCCGTCTCGTTCTTTGTCCGACTCATTCGAGAGTACGCACGCCCGCGTAATACCCAGATCATCGCCGGATATGTGGCCGCGCGCGGCACCGGCTCTAGGCTCGTGGCATGTCTGCTCCAGTGCTTCTCGTGCTCGGCGCCGGTCCCGGTGTCGGTTTGGCCGTTGCCCGACTCTTCGCCCGGGACGGGTACGCGGTATCCCTGGCTTGCCGGTTGCCGGAGGAGGCCGCGCCGCTGGCCGAACAGTTACGTGGTGAGGGGTTCGACGCGGAAGGTGTCGGAGTGGATCTGTCCGACCCGGCCGAGGTGACTCGGGTGGTCCGGGAGGTGGGGGAGCGGCACGGCCGGATCGATGTGCTGCATTTCAACCCGAGCATCTTCCGGCAGTCCGACCCGTTGCAGCTGTCGGTGTCCGAGTTGATCGAGGACTTCACCATCGGCGCCGCCGCGCTGCTGCCCGCCGTGCAGGCGGCGCTGCCGTTCTTCACCGAGGGCGCACGGGTGCTGGTCACCGGAAGTGCCGCGGCGGACAAGCCATGGAATCAGGCGGCCTCGCTCGGCGTGCAGAAGGCGGCCGTGCGCAATCTGGTCACCAGTCTCGATACCACGTTGGCACCCAAAAGTATTCGGGCCGTGGCCGTGCAGATCAACGGGGTGCTCGGCGAGGGTGCGTTCACCAGGGAACGGGTTGCCGAGGCACTGCACGCCGCCGCCATCCGGCCGCTCGACGACTGGACACCGCACGTGTCTTACAACGGATAACTGCCTACCACGGCCGACTTATCGAGGCAGGATCGCCGAGAACTCCAGCGGCATATGCGCCGGGCCGCGCAGGTTCACGTGTTCGCGATAGACCGGC from Nocardia iowensis includes these protein-coding regions:
- a CDS encoding cation diffusion facilitator family transporter, producing MGHEHEHGHGHGNGQAHSHGVSVDADRRWLTVALSLITGFMMIEVVIGLLANSLALLSDAAHMLTDAASIVLALTAIRIAARPARGKYTYGFKRAEILSAQANGITLLVLAGWLTYEAIRRLLDPPEVTGGLVVVTALVGIVVNVAAAWAISKANRSSLNVEGAFQHVLNDLYGFIATAVAGVVVLLTGFARADAIATLVVVALMVKAGLGLVRESGRIFLEAAPAGVDPDALGRRLVEIPGVDEVHDLHVWQITSGNVALSAHVLVQSGADCHGLRQQIERLLDHDYEITHTTLQVDHSQLVSAATSPNANRLLPVLEEHCDDAHGPVHRERPGPSAGLGYTQN
- a CDS encoding amidase, yielding MTADAPPTRIHSFADDALGDHDAVALAELVRSGARSPRELAAAAVERARRVEELAAVAYASYEEPLLPAERSGRFYGVPTFVKDNADITGMPTNHGTAAFRAKPAQEHGGYARQFLSAGMTVLGKSTLPEFGFNATTEPPFAQATRNPWHTGYSVGGSSGGAAALVAAGVVPIAHGNDGGGSIRIPAACAGLVGLKPSRGRHIDSAMARKLPINIVSEGVLTRTVRDTAAYTAAVEEYWRNPALPPIGLVEGPGSKRLRIALLLENIGGPVPAGPIRAAVEKVAATLESHGHRVEAVPLPFDAALETAFLHYWGLLATFVASTGKLADRRFDTRRLDDLTLGLRRHFLRGAWRAPMTLYRLRAAAATYERALGPYDAVLLPTLGHETPELGYLSPTVPFDELLDRLRAYVAFTPINNITGTPSITFPAGLTPTGLPIGVQFASTRGNERTLLELAYLLEAEQPFPRLDR
- a CDS encoding alpha/beta hydrolase; translation: MAAAPAQATASTAEWVHTPAAPDGSVIARVEEPDGRNIRIWVRSTAMEGATFPVDIQRPADTAQPRPTLYLLNGAGGGVDDASWQLRTNVLDFLSDKNINVVQPVGGQFSYYTDWIKDDPVLGPNKWRTYLTEELPPLIDAALGTTKVNAIAGLSMAGTSVLALSIAKPELYRSVASYSGCAQTSDPIGQSFVQMTVERGGGTIANMWGPFDDPLWQANDPLVHADKLRGVNLFVSSGSGLPGPHDTLDGPFQIKPGVSQWADQLVVGGAIEAGIRMCSMNLQNRLNQLGIPATFDFTPTGTHSWGYWQDAFVASWPVLARGLDS
- a CDS encoding SDR family NAD(P)-dependent oxidoreductase; translated protein: MSAPVLLVLGAGPGVGLAVARLFARDGYAVSLACRLPEEAAPLAEQLRGEGFDAEGVGVDLSDPAEVTRVVREVGERHGRIDVLHFNPSIFRQSDPLQLSVSELIEDFTIGAAALLPAVQAALPFFTEGARVLVTGSAAADKPWNQAASLGVQKAAVRNLVTSLDTTLAPKSIRAVAVQINGVLGEGAFTRERVAEALHAAAIRPLDDWTPHVSYNG
- a CDS encoding sugar ABC transporter permease, with the translated sequence MSDIVVKRSVWQGNQERGLVDAAMDRLRRGEVGSVPVAIGLVIIAAVFYRLNAHFLSAENLTNLALQMAATGTIALGIVLVLLLGEIDLSAGSVSGLTAVVMTLLYVRHGWNVVFAVIAAVAVGAAIGMLHGLMRTMLSMPSFVVTLAGLIGWQGLMLYLLGKEGTVNLPFDRGIALISDTWLAPSLGWLLVVLLAGGHLATSLVTRHQRVHAGLDAAAPVWIVLRSGGLAVLLGATVLVLNSDRGVPLTLVIFGGLVLAMDLILRRTVFGRRMYAVGGNAEAARRAGINVTGIRIAAFVGCSALATIGGILAASRLVAVNQSSGGSDILLNAIAAAVIGGTSLFGGRGRAYAALLGILVIQSITNGMLLLNVDSSVRFMVTGAVLAVSVAIDSVARRGAEGAR
- a CDS encoding cytochrome P450; translation: MVELAPKPNQHNYSGYQLPPGPGSRGIRDLPLVARRLLDYLRRGEIVGDELIARYGEIFTVGVPRTGLHAVVISDPALIKQVFTARPDVLLGGKGVSPSAAIYGSGSMFVQEEPEHLRRRKLLTPGFHGNVLSGYQDTIREVTERALHRWPVGRPFSMLDAARELTLEVIMRVVFGIDDSDELADVAPKLERLLAHAVSEQIVFRYVTRRAGTIRHWRGLNRATADVHAVLQTLIDRRRAEPNRERTDILALLMAATTADGQYLSDRELRDDLITLLLAGHETTATTLAWIFDHLVHDPHLAEQLRQDAISGDTTYTDAAIQETLRLRPVVVGTARVTAQPFHLGEYLLPPDTWVIAYIRAVNHRAETYPEPHRFQPERFLHTTPNTFAWIPFGGGAKRCLGAAFAQAELRTILGVLLTGAEFVATRADLDIPVRRGPVLLPRHGARIAITSKT
- a CDS encoding FUSC family protein, whose amino-acid sequence is MVPSVSDPLPPQGRIGSLLFALPPAGRRWSPGLRSAVAFAIPAAMTVAAGQPEHALFVLFGAFAVMYGERRAYRMRAIVVLTAGIALLASSGVGALLGHGLSGGLGASLLTVALLTAVAMVAVYVIDALRLGPPGALLFVIACGGSMMAAEAGVSTAVLLSCTAFGAGVSVIVSMAGVLRDRRKPERVAVEAAIGAVDAYLAARAAGRPAIDLRHQAGAAVAEAWAAVYDAGLPTRAPHSALMDSLVAARRRLAGPAYDDTNDLVVDPLISFVRPGVGFRLRRSLSFDSHATISAYRVGVACLVAGGLSALLGQDRPHWAVFTALMVLQIGPDRVRGKVRGIHRFVGTVVGLLLFGIIHQLALTGYALIVLVAALLFVMELFVPRNYALAAIFITPIALLAVGATPDGAVGPLIRDRFIETVIGVGIAVLVPHVVAPHAHRRTFRWIEARVCAVARALLELSRTEPAGAPAAVLLQQLQFELVGVASSGVDSATEDPKWTSDHWPAHAATAHLGYDLLAAYWELPPGALLADPDGWDAAFAALTPHSAAADGR
- a CDS encoding LCP family protein — its product is MVDADTVEFARVSDPPARPARHRRAAPKPHRGRRVAKNAVRALVSVTALAVLSGTGFAWSAKIDFDRGFNRSDAIGADAPRSLGGDLNILLIGLDTRKDQNGNDLPKEILDQLHAGDGDDGGYNANSLILLHIPADMQKVVAFSIPRDDYVAVSGIPGYDHVKIKEAYGLKKAAAEAKLIANGEKDQITLERAGREAGRASIVSTVRNLVGVPIDRFAEVSLAGFYHLADALGGVDVCLNKAVDDSYYSGAKFPAGPQHLNASEALAFVRQRHGLENGDLDRTHRQQAYLTSVAKSLKDSGTLTDLGKLSKLMDVAHQDVVLSDGWNLLDFARNLGAAGSMSVEFRTLPVLRYDTVNGQDVNIIDPAAIKKEVRAAFGVETPSTAPARTPTSTVDVQNAGSLTGQAAKLSAALTNRGYREGAVSNRLSTTTTTTITYGAGAEADAAQLAETMGGLAPTASTQVAPGHILVTLGSDFIMPSELSSSPSSTTIPPTPTSTGEPAPDSGKPLTTTIGSTIPCVN
- a CDS encoding TetR/AcrR family transcriptional regulator, coding for MEAEQRPMTLAERRKAETRAQLIAAAAEVFVEKGYHETRIADIVGKLGAGQGTFYRHFEGKREVLEAILQSKLDRLLSHFTGVNAPQAIGSLAEYRQRAGNILDQVFALLDDEAETVQLLLIQAPSVDPAIGSTLLAVTDGLEELVADYYRTGIEGGYFRPDIDIDSAARATVGLGAAGLLTLAKHPGDEQVRRAYRTVVLDFIVRFAGRD